From the genome of Calliopsis andreniformis isolate RMS-2024a unplaced genomic scaffold, iyCalAndr_principal scaffold0022, whole genome shotgun sequence, one region includes:
- the LOC143187093 gene encoding uncharacterized protein LOC143187093, with the protein MNQNRNSQERDDNHQDAGRGPRNFQNRPSGSVQLYPNLNPNYQNPVDLVHHYNNNRQLHEPEENIYERLDDDDDENVENNVEVGRNEVQNNQNNADHTYERIDDRYSCSGRTYSRCYRYHILNHIAIPNFLNDAESRNLSHYDQPRQIYLDSSRLSSQFCQTRLGRLGRNCFSTENIAYASTGRTIYPLGYNCMCWFCRHLDTKYCHYCHNIHNRLRYQDGLASNSRHYIYQLQRNCKCPFCRGEYSYVKLPITSCRHTESLRMECHCRSPNNSSCRCKILSNCNSATQIGRYLDWINRAGPSVNNPLYATIHVGRPCPSALGNVAAGGNLPNSIDPGPSTSNVSASTINESNTSSNSRPMFSPSNPSTSHASLCSTNRSAERQHTCDDSCIRNHSGNITGISQFLGRCERAECNHGRLSVHWWFINKWLPPWNPHHFDRNMDTVPPMEEEPQDQHESDSDDA; encoded by the coding sequence ATGAATCAGAACAGAAATAGTCAAGAAAGAGACGACAACCATCAGGATGCAGGCCGTGGTCCGCGCAATTTCCAAAACCGACCCAGTGGTTCGGTTCAATTATACCCAAACCTTAATCCGAATTATCAAAATCCAGTGGATTTAGTgcatcattataataataaccgacaACTACACGAACCAGAGGAAAATATTTACGAAAGACTAGATGATGATGACGATGAAAATGTTGAAAACAACGTCGAAGTTGGTCGTAACGAAGTGcaaaataaccagaataacgCGGATCACACATACGAAAGAATAGATGACCGATATTCTTGCAGTGGTAGAACGTATTCTCGTTGTTATAGATATCATATTCTGAATCATATTGCTATACCGAATTTCTTAAATGACGCGGAATCTAGAAATTTAAGCCACTACGATCAACCTAGACAAATTTATTTAGATTCGTCACGATTATCTAGCCAGTTTTGTCAAACTCGCTTAGGTAGATTGGGTCGCAATTGTTTTTCTACCGAAAATATTGCGTATGCATCAACTGGACGTACAATTTATCCACTTGGTTACAATTGCATGTGCTGGTTTTGTAGACATTTAGATACAAAGTATTGTCATTATTGTCACAATATTCATAACAGATTACGTTATCAAGATGGACTTGCAAGTAATTCTAGGCACTACATATATCAACTGCAAAGGAACTGCAAGTGTCCATTCTGTCGTGGTGAATATTCATACGTGAAACTGCCCATTACATCTTGTCGGCATACAGAATCGTTGAGAATGGAATGTCACTGTAGAAGTCCGAATAATTCTTCTTGCAGGTGTAAAATTCTCTCTAACTGTAATTCGGCCACTCAAATTGGTAGATATCTCGATTGGATTAATAGAGCTGGTCCATCAGTTAATAATCCACTTTACGCTACGATTCATGTTGGTAGACCTTGTCCTTCGGCTCTTGGCAACGTAGCAGCCGGAGGAAATTTACCTAATAGTATAGATCCTGGCCCTTCAACCTCAAATGTTTCGGCGTCGACAATTAATGAATCCAATACATCCTCGAATTCCAGGCCAATGTTTTCTCCAAGTAATCCTTCTACTTCGCACGCTTCCCTTTGTTCTACTAATCGTTCAGCGGAACGTCAACATACATGTGACGATTCTTGCATTAGAAATCACAGTGGAAATATTACTGGTATCTCTCAATTCCTTGGTAGATGTGAAAGAGCAGAATGTAATCATGGAAGATTATCTGTACATTGGTGGTTTATAAATAAATGGCTTCCACCATGGAATCCGCACCATTTTGACAGAAACATGGACACCGTTCCTCCAATGGAAGAAGAGCCTCAAGATCAGCATGAGAGTGATAGCGATGATGCTTGA
- the Kel gene encoding kelch protein: protein MESAGQGQVQNTSNNTDNSENKGSCLLLRYASQNSLDESSQKHIPRESGKDKPPYRNHHHTNRAFDVINEMRKKNLLCDVILVADGGMEVPAHKMVLAACSPYFYAMFTSFEERDQERITLQGVDYSALELLVDYVYSAEVHVTEDNVQVLLPAANLLQLTDVRDACCDFLQAQLHPSNCLGIRAFADLHGCLELLSHADSYIEQHFSEVVDGEEFLTLAPQQVAKLICSDRLMVPSEEKVFECVISWVHHDLDKRQTHLAQLMEHVRLPLLSQEYLVQRVEEEPLLKANLQCKDFLIEALKYHLLKGEQKSLFKTPRTKPRQPRGLPKVLLVVGGQAPKAIRSVECYDFKEERWYQVSELPTRRCRAGLSVLGGRVYAVGGFNGSLRVRTVDIYDAATDQWSPCPEMEARRSTLGVAVLGNCIYAVGGFDGSTGLNSAEVYDPRTHEWRLIAPMSTRRSSVGVGVVKGLLYAVGGYDGASRQCLSTVECYNPEKDQWKPVPDMSARRSGAGVGVLEGILYAVGGHDGPLVRKSVEAFNPDTNQWTPVSDMALCRRNAGVVALNGLLYVVGGDDGSSSLASVEVYSPRTDTWTTLPTCMGIGRSYAGVAIIDKPIPSTTSM, encoded by the exons ATGGAGTCGGCGGGACAAGGTCAGGTGCAAAATACTTCCAATAATACAGACAACTCCGAAAACAAGGGAAG TTGTCTGTTACTTCGATATGCTAGTCAGAATTCTTTGGACGAGAGTTCGCAAAAACACATACCTCGTGAAAGTGGAAAAGATAAGCCACCGTATAGGAATCATCATCATACAAATCGAGCTTTTGATGTCATCAATGAGATGCGAAA GAAAAATTTATTATGTGACGTGATTTTGGTGGCAGACGGTGGTATGGAAGTACCTGCACATAAAATGGTCCTTGCTGCCTGTAGTCCTTATTTCTATGCTATGTTCACAAGTTTCGAGGAACGAGATCAAGAGAGAATAACACTTCAAGGAGTAGATTATTCTGCACTTGAGTTATTAGTAGACTATGTATATTCTGCGGAGGTACATGTAACTGAAGATAATGTACAAGTGTTATTACCAGCTGCAAATCTTTTACAATTGACTGATGTACGTGATGCTTGTTGTGACTTCTTACAAGCTCAATTGCAtccatcgaattgtttgggaatTCGAGCATTTGCTGATCTTCATGGTTGTTTAGAATTATTATCACATGCAGATAGCTACATTGAACAACATTTTTC AGAAGTAGTAGATGGTGAAGAATTTTTAACATTGGCACCACAGCAAGTTGCTAAATTAATTTGTAGTGATCGTTTAATGGTACCTTCAGAAGAAAAAGTTTTTGAATGTGTGATATCTTGGGTACATCATGATTTGGATAAAAGACAAACTCATTTAGCTCAATTAATGGAACATGTACGCTTACCTTTATTATCACAAGAGTATTTAGTACAACGTGTGGAAGAAGAACCTCTTCTTAAAGCAAATTTACAAT GTAAGGATTTCTTGATTGAAGCTTTGAAGTATCATTTACTTAAAGGAGAACAAAAGTCGTTATTCAAAACACCTCGCACAAAACCGAGACAACCCAGAGGATTACCTAAAGTGTTATTAGTGGTTGGTGGACAAGCACCAAAAGCAATTAGGAGCGTAGAATGTTATGATTTTAAGGAAGAACGATGGTATCAAGTATCTGAATTACCCACGCGTCGTTGTCGAGCTG GTTTATCTGTCCTTGGTGGTCGTGTGTATGCTGTTGGTGGATTTAATGGGTCTCTTAGAGTGCGAACAGTTGATATTTATGATGCAGCTACAGATCAGTGGTCTCCTTGCCCAGAAATGGAAGCAAGACGATCAACACTTGGTGTAGCTGTCCTTGGAAACTGCATTTATGCT gtGGGTGGATTTGATGGTTCAACTGGCTTAAATTCCGCTGAAGTGTATGACCCAAGAACTCATGAATGGAGATTAATCGCACCTATGTCAACTCGAAGAAGTAGTGTTGGCGTAGGCGTCGTTAAAGGATTACTATATGCT GTTGGTGGTTACGATGGAGCATCTCGGCAGTGCTTATCTACTGTTGAATGTTACAATCCCGAAAAAGATCAGTGGAAACCAGTACCTGATATGTCTGCACGTCGTAGTGGCGCCGGTGTTGGTGTTTTAGAAGGAATTCTCTACGCCGTAGGAGGTCACGATGGTCCTTTGGTTAGAAAAAGTGTAGAAGCTTTCAATCCAGATACTAATCAGTGGACTCCAGTTAGTGATATGGCTCTTTGTCGCAGAAATGCtg GTGTTGTCGCTCTAAACGGCCTTTTGTACGTTGTGGGAGGTGATGACGGTTCATCGAGTTTAGCATCTGTAGAAGTATATTCTCCAAGAACTGATACGTGGACAACTCTTCCAACTTGTATGGGAATCGGCCGTAGCTATGCAGGAGTTGCAATAATCGACAAACCAATACCTTCTACAACATCGATGTGA